In Sulfuricaulis sp., the sequence CCTTCTCGATATCGCGGAGCATGGCATTGGCACTGAGGGCAACGACGGGAATGTGCGCCGTTGCCGGATCTTCACGCAGGATTTTCAGCACTTGGATACCGCTGATGCCAGGCAGATTGATGTCCATCAGGATCACATCCGGGAGATGGGCGCGCGCCAGCGTGATGCCGCGCATGCCATCCCCGGCACTCAACAAGCGCATGTCGGGACGACGCGCGATGAGTTGCTCGACCAGTTGCATGTTGGCCCG encodes:
- a CDS encoding response regulator produces the protein RANMQLVEQLIARRPDMRLLSAGDGMRGITLARAHLPDVILMDINLPGISGIQVLKILREDPATAHIPVVALSANAMLRDIEKGLEVGFFRYLTKPIKLNELMDALDLALEHAETELDGAVISGSLR